A stretch of the Tannerella serpentiformis genome encodes the following:
- a CDS encoding DUF6261 family protein: protein MNENSKDLPWVEKIEPSNSGIFTLSLHVEYQNEQYARVKAFDQTKLKLPAGLMAAWDGRREKEIQVNKTVTESAYTKRLEEADKKRDKVLTFIFTSVRSQRLSPTEAVAEAAERIARTLKPYGGSQIAAFDEETANIRGLLEDLSKQTTDVTALGLTDAVTRLGALNTEFINLRAERRVESPEGDLPNSRVVRAETDAAYETVCCYIEAAFLYAATDEDRKAIANLIKELNKTTAAYKTTHRMKAAQRKPKDPKDPKLPKEPKPNTPKPDDKPDIKHPEEGPKKPDPKKPEEGGGKKPEGGGTGGDPDIRLPEE from the coding sequence ATGAATGAGAACAGTAAGGACCTTCCATGGGTCGAGAAAATTGAGCCAAGCAACAGCGGGATTTTCACCCTATCGTTGCATGTAGAGTACCAGAACGAACAGTATGCGCGGGTCAAGGCTTTTGACCAGACGAAGCTGAAGCTGCCCGCTGGGCTGATGGCGGCCTGGGACGGCAGGCGTGAGAAAGAGATTCAGGTCAACAAAACAGTGACGGAATCGGCTTACACCAAGCGGTTGGAGGAGGCCGACAAGAAGCGCGATAAGGTGTTGACCTTCATCTTCACCTCGGTGCGCAGCCAGAGGCTCTCCCCCACCGAAGCGGTGGCCGAAGCAGCGGAACGTATCGCACGCACCTTGAAGCCTTACGGGGGTTCGCAGATCGCCGCTTTTGACGAAGAGACGGCCAACATCCGCGGACTGCTGGAGGATCTGAGCAAGCAGACGACTGACGTGACCGCCCTCGGACTGACCGACGCCGTCACCCGACTGGGGGCGCTGAACACGGAGTTTATCAACCTGCGAGCCGAGCGCCGCGTGGAGTCGCCCGAGGGTGATCTGCCCAACTCGAGAGTCGTACGGGCGGAGACGGATGCGGCCTACGAGACGGTCTGCTGCTACATCGAGGCGGCCTTCCTCTATGCCGCCACCGACGAGGATCGCAAGGCCATCGCCAACTTGATCAAAGAGCTGAACAAGACCACGGCGGCCTACAAGACGACGCATCGCATGAAGGCTGCGCAACGCAAGCCCAAGGATCCGAAGGATCCCAAGCTGCCCAAGGAGCCTAAGCCGAACACGCCCAAGCCCGACGATAAGCCGGACATCAAGCACCCGGAGGAGGGGCCTAAAAAGCCCGATCCGAAGAAGCCCGAAGAGGGCGGCGGCAAGAAGCCTGAAGGCGGCGGTACGGGTGGCGATCCGGATATCCGTCTGCCGGAGGAGTAA